One Amorphoplanes digitatis genomic window carries:
- a CDS encoding glycerophosphodiester phosphodiesterase — translation MSVGVRFRYLDSPVPLAFAHRGGAAEGDENTAEAFGRAVALGYRYVETDVHATADGVPVVFHDPSLRRLTGTAGRVADLRWADLATLRVGGAGAVPRLDDVLAAWPQVRFNIDVKADDAAGPTVEAVRRAGAGDRVLLASFSDARLARVRALAGPGIATSLGQREVLRLRVSSVAGTRLRLPASAAAAQVPARFGPVTVVDRRFVGRAHRLGLQVHVWTVDDPAEMHRLLDLGVDGIMTDRTAVLRDVYAARGAWPAG, via the coding sequence GTGTCTGTAGGCGTCCGCTTCCGCTATCTCGACTCGCCCGTCCCGCTGGCGTTCGCGCACCGCGGCGGCGCCGCCGAGGGCGACGAGAACACCGCCGAGGCGTTCGGCCGGGCGGTCGCGCTGGGCTACCGGTACGTGGAGACGGACGTGCACGCGACCGCGGACGGCGTACCCGTGGTGTTCCACGACCCGTCGCTGCGGCGCCTGACCGGTACCGCGGGCCGGGTGGCCGACCTGCGCTGGGCCGACCTGGCCACGCTGCGGGTCGGCGGGGCCGGAGCGGTGCCCCGCCTGGACGACGTCCTCGCCGCGTGGCCACAGGTCCGCTTCAACATCGACGTCAAGGCCGACGACGCCGCCGGGCCGACGGTGGAGGCGGTCCGCCGGGCCGGCGCCGGGGACCGGGTCCTGCTCGCCTCGTTCAGTGACGCCCGGCTGGCCCGGGTCCGCGCCCTGGCGGGGCCCGGGATCGCGACGTCCCTCGGCCAGCGCGAGGTGCTGCGCCTGCGGGTCTCCTCGGTGGCCGGCACCCGGCTGCGGCTTCCGGCGTCGGCGGCCGCGGCGCAGGTACCGGCGCGGTTCGGACCGGTGACCGTCGTCGACCGCAGGTTCGTGGGCCGGGCACACCGGCTGGGCCTGCAGGTGCACGTGTGGACGGTCGACGACCCGGCCGAGATGCACCGGCTGCTCGACCTCGGCGTGGACGGCATCATGACCGACCGGACCGCGGTACTCCGCGACGTGTACGCGGCCCGGGGCGCCTGGCCGGCCGGGTAA
- a CDS encoding acyl-CoA dehydrogenase, whose amino-acid sequence MPERETAVTTVSNILSQRDLEFLLYEWLDVESLTARPRFAEHSRETFDAFLQVSAQIAEREFATHNKRGDTEEPRFADGKAHVIPEVKAALTAFNESGLLAGGLDAEDGGLQLPHVVHRACFAWFQAANIATSAYPMLTMGNANLLRTYAAPEHVARFVAPMVEGRFTGTMCLSEPQAGSSLSDVTTRAVPAGDGTYRITGSKMWISGGDHELSETIVHLVLARAAGAPPGVKGLSLFIVPKHVVGPDGVPGRRNGVDLVGLNHKMGFRGTTNAALSFTDSEGFLVGEEGRGLAYMFQMMNAARIGVGAGAVALGYTGYLHALAYARERVQGRPVAGKDPAAPPVPIIRHPDVRRMLLASKTYVEGGLALILYAARLVDEQHTGDTAEAAEAALLLDMLTPIVKAWPSRWCLKANDHAIQVHGGYGYTREYPVEQFYRDNRLNPIHEGTDGIQGLDLLGRKVTMRDGAGLSLLVGKIREAAVRAPAELGWMAERLEAGCARLVEVTGKLWSDADPTTALANSTAYLNAAGHLVVAWMWLEQATAAAGREGAFYDGKRLAARYFFAHELPRTTTWFDLLESRDTLLADLDDACL is encoded by the coding sequence GTGCCCGAACGCGAAACGGCGGTTACCACGGTGTCCAACATCCTCTCGCAGCGTGATCTCGAGTTCCTGCTCTACGAATGGCTCGACGTCGAGTCGCTGACCGCGCGGCCACGCTTCGCCGAGCACTCCCGGGAGACGTTCGACGCGTTCCTCCAGGTCTCCGCGCAGATCGCCGAGCGCGAGTTCGCCACGCACAACAAGCGCGGCGACACCGAAGAGCCGCGCTTCGCCGACGGGAAGGCGCACGTGATCCCCGAGGTCAAGGCGGCGCTGACCGCGTTCAACGAGTCCGGTCTGCTGGCCGGCGGGCTGGACGCCGAGGACGGCGGGCTCCAGCTCCCGCACGTCGTGCACCGGGCCTGCTTCGCCTGGTTCCAGGCCGCGAACATCGCCACCTCCGCGTACCCGATGCTGACCATGGGCAACGCGAACCTGTTGCGGACCTACGCGGCGCCGGAGCACGTGGCGCGGTTCGTCGCTCCGATGGTCGAGGGCCGGTTCACCGGCACCATGTGCCTGTCCGAGCCGCAGGCCGGCTCCTCGCTGAGCGACGTCACCACCCGCGCGGTGCCCGCGGGCGACGGCACCTACCGGATCACCGGCAGCAAGATGTGGATCTCCGGCGGCGACCACGAGCTGAGCGAGACGATCGTGCACCTGGTGCTGGCCCGCGCCGCCGGCGCGCCGCCCGGCGTCAAGGGCCTGTCGCTGTTCATCGTGCCCAAGCACGTGGTCGGCCCCGACGGCGTGCCCGGGCGGCGCAACGGCGTGGACCTGGTCGGGCTGAACCACAAGATGGGCTTCCGCGGCACCACGAACGCCGCACTCTCCTTCACCGACAGCGAGGGCTTCCTGGTCGGCGAGGAGGGCCGGGGCCTGGCCTACATGTTCCAGATGATGAACGCGGCACGAATCGGCGTCGGCGCCGGCGCGGTCGCCCTCGGCTACACCGGCTACCTGCACGCGCTCGCCTACGCCCGGGAGCGGGTGCAGGGCCGGCCGGTGGCCGGCAAGGACCCGGCCGCGCCGCCCGTGCCGATCATCCGGCACCCGGACGTACGCCGGATGCTCCTGGCGTCCAAGACCTACGTCGAGGGCGGCCTGGCCCTCATCCTGTACGCCGCCAGGCTCGTCGACGAGCAGCACACCGGCGACACCGCCGAGGCCGCCGAGGCCGCGCTGCTGCTGGACATGCTGACGCCGATCGTGAAGGCCTGGCCGTCGCGGTGGTGCCTGAAGGCCAACGACCACGCCATCCAGGTGCACGGCGGCTACGGATACACCCGCGAGTACCCGGTCGAGCAGTTCTACCGCGACAACCGGCTCAACCCGATCCACGAGGGCACCGACGGCATCCAGGGCCTCGACCTGCTCGGCCGCAAGGTGACGATGCGCGACGGCGCGGGCCTGAGCCTGCTGGTCGGCAAGATCCGCGAGGCCGCGGTACGCGCGCCGGCCGAGCTCGGGTGGATGGCGGAGCGGCTCGAGGCCGGCTGCGCGCGCCTGGTCGAGGTCACCGGAAAGCTGTGGTCGGACGCGGACCCGACGACCGCGCTGGCCAACTCGACCGCGTACCTGAACGCGGCCGGCCACCTGGTCGTCGCGTGGATGTGGCTGGAGCAGGCGACGGCGGCGGCCGGCCGCGAGGGCGCCTTCTACGACGGCAAGCGCCTCGCGGCCCGCTACTTCTTCGCCCACGAGCTGCCGCGGACCACGACCTGGTTCGACCTGCTGGAGAGCCGTGACACCCTGCTCGCCGACCTGGACGACGCGTGTCTGTAG